In the Lascolabacillus massiliensis genome, one interval contains:
- a CDS encoding helix-turn-helix domain-containing protein, translating into MKEKDYLEWPDWADADEVSKKLKITQRTLQRWRLNGVIPYSRVKGRCYYRKSDIIALLKSNYNKKKGDPK; encoded by the coding sequence ATGAAAGAAAAAGATTATTTGGAATGGCCTGACTGGGCAGATGCTGATGAGGTATCAAAAAAACTGAAGATTACACAAAGAACACTTCAAAGATGGCGCCTGAATGGGGTGATTCCATATTCAAGGGTGAAAGGCAGATGCTACTATCGCAAGTCGGACATCATAGCACTTCTCAAGAGCAACTACAATAAAAAGAAAGGAGATCCCAAATGA
- a CDS encoding alpha-amylase produces MRINGIMFQYFEWFLSDDGSLWNKLKGDAERLKEIGITAVWIPPCIKGTGSNDVGYGAYDLYDLGEFDQKGTVRTKYGTKEELHQAIDALHEQGIGVYADVVLNHKGGGDELQTFTVVEVNPEDRNEVISEPFEIESYTSFTYPGRNGKYSDFKWSWEHFSATDYNHRDPKDAIYVIQGENKGVNPDDKSVGQQFGNFDYLLYNDIDFKHPDVREELKRWISWFINETKVDGLRLDAIKHMSDWFIREFIGHVRAEFGEEFFIAGEYSYYVDMDLDPFLANVEHRLDLYDVVLHYHFRQCSLDGPGYDMSTILNDTIVEKYPELAVTYVNNHDSHLEDEDLYVLDWFKPLAYALVLLRKDGYPCIFFGDYYGIEGPNPREGQQWIIDQLLDIRRDFAYGDQDDYFDHNSIVAWIRRGDENHPDGCVVVMSNDEAGDKRIFVGDDYSGTAWIDKLGHTEGEIIIEEDGHANFPVGEGSVSVYIRKV; encoded by the coding sequence ATGCGTATAAATGGAATAATGTTTCAATACTTTGAATGGTTTCTTTCAGATGACGGAAGCTTGTGGAACAAGCTAAAAGGTGATGCGGAGCGACTCAAAGAGATAGGCATAACCGCGGTATGGATACCACCCTGTATAAAAGGAACAGGCTCCAACGATGTGGGATACGGAGCGTATGATCTTTACGACCTGGGGGAGTTTGACCAGAAAGGGACTGTACGCACAAAATATGGTACAAAAGAGGAGCTTCATCAGGCTATAGATGCCCTGCACGAGCAAGGAATAGGCGTATATGCCGATGTTGTGCTCAATCACAAAGGGGGTGGAGATGAGCTGCAGACCTTCACCGTGGTGGAAGTTAACCCTGAAGACAGGAACGAAGTGATATCAGAACCATTTGAGATTGAATCATACACCTCCTTCACCTATCCCGGGAGAAACGGAAAATACTCCGACTTCAAATGGAGCTGGGAACACTTCTCGGCAACGGACTATAACCACAGAGACCCAAAAGATGCAATCTATGTAATCCAAGGCGAAAATAAAGGAGTAAACCCCGATGATAAGTCGGTCGGCCAACAATTCGGCAACTTCGACTACCTCCTCTACAACGATATCGATTTCAAACACCCCGATGTACGTGAAGAGCTGAAAAGATGGATCAGCTGGTTTATCAATGAAACAAAAGTTGACGGCTTGCGGCTTGATGCAATAAAACATATGAGCGACTGGTTCATCAGGGAGTTTATCGGTCACGTTAGAGCAGAATTTGGAGAAGAATTTTTTATTGCAGGAGAATACTCCTATTATGTAGATATGGACCTCGACCCATTCCTTGCCAATGTAGAACATAGACTCGATCTGTACGATGTAGTACTCCACTACCACTTCAGGCAATGCAGTCTTGACGGTCCCGGCTACGACATGAGCACCATTTTAAACGACACCATTGTGGAGAAATATCCCGAACTGGCAGTCACCTATGTAAACAACCACGACTCCCATCTTGAAGATGAAGATCTCTATGTACTGGATTGGTTCAAACCCCTGGCATACGCACTGGTCCTGCTTCGTAAAGATGGTTACCCCTGTATATTCTTTGGCGACTACTATGGAATTGAGGGACCCAATCCACGTGAAGGACAACAATGGATAATTGATCAGCTGCTCGATATAAGGCGCGATTTTGCCTATGGCGACCAGGATGATTATTTTGACCATAACAGCATAGTAGCCTGGATACGTCGTGGCGATGAAAACCATCCCGATGGCTGCGTAGTAGTTATGAGCAATGACGAAGCAGGCGATAAGCGAATATTTGTGGGAGATGACTATTCAGGAACAGCATGGATTGATAAATTAGGCCATACAGAAGGAGAAATAATAATCGAAGAAGATGGTCACGCCAACTTCCCCGTTGGAGAAGGCTCCGTTTCAGTCTATATCAGGAAAGTTTAG
- a CDS encoding DNA primase family protein translates to MSDSVKKDMVDLLDQELNRFKKTTDGKKVKPRCEVKLKHSEIPEYIYKKLEVVDFKSEADFGKDDKNKKPTLRHYIYTCTEKLIEAMDSLGLGLCYRDGQIYAFNGEYWRQIPLLAFQNFMGRSAVKMGVNKFTAEIYTFKEQLAKQFMSAAYVDSVLERSKKDCHKALINLKNGTFELSDQVLKLREPDKDDFLTYQLNFEYDEKAECPLFEKFLNRVLPDKTLQMILAEYIGYIFIKSEYLKLEKVLLLHGSGANGKSVFFEIIYALLGGKENVCNFSLENLTSASGYHRAMLGGKLLNYATEISSKINESIFKQLASGEPVEARMPYGDPFILTNYGKMIFNCNYLPKTKDYSEAFYRRFIIIPFDVTIPKEEQDKQLANKIIKNELPGVFSWVLEGFKRLVTQKEFTESWKTDAITNEYMKEVDSVTLFLRESGFTESTVDFITISELYEHYHIFCVTNKLYILTKRMFTSNLRKSGIKIVRKSHALVAYLE, encoded by the coding sequence ATGAGCGACAGTGTAAAAAAGGATATGGTGGATCTTCTGGATCAGGAGTTGAACAGATTCAAGAAAACAACGGATGGGAAAAAGGTTAAACCGAGATGTGAGGTAAAACTTAAACATTCCGAGATTCCGGAGTATATCTACAAAAAGCTCGAAGTAGTGGATTTCAAGAGTGAGGCCGATTTTGGTAAAGATGATAAAAATAAGAAACCAACCCTGAGGCACTACATATATACCTGCACTGAGAAATTAATAGAGGCTATGGATAGTCTTGGACTCGGACTCTGTTATCGGGATGGGCAGATATATGCCTTCAATGGTGAGTACTGGCGTCAAATTCCACTGCTGGCATTTCAGAATTTCATGGGAAGATCGGCAGTAAAAATGGGGGTAAACAAATTTACTGCTGAGATATATACTTTCAAAGAACAACTGGCAAAACAATTCATGTCTGCTGCTTATGTAGATAGCGTTTTAGAAAGAAGTAAGAAAGATTGCCACAAGGCATTGATCAACCTGAAGAACGGAACATTTGAGTTAAGCGATCAGGTATTGAAATTAAGGGAGCCTGACAAAGATGATTTCCTAACCTATCAGCTCAATTTTGAATATGATGAGAAAGCTGAATGTCCGCTGTTCGAAAAGTTTCTCAATAGAGTACTACCAGATAAAACACTTCAGATGATTCTTGCAGAGTATATTGGTTATATATTTATCAAGTCTGAATATTTGAAACTTGAAAAAGTGCTTCTGCTACACGGATCAGGAGCTAATGGCAAATCCGTTTTCTTTGAGATTATCTATGCTTTATTGGGTGGCAAGGAAAACGTTTGCAACTTCTCTCTGGAAAATCTCACAAGTGCAAGTGGATATCATCGTGCAATGCTTGGAGGAAAACTACTGAACTATGCAACTGAGATAAGTAGCAAGATTAATGAGTCGATTTTCAAACAACTTGCTTCGGGAGAACCAGTTGAAGCAAGAATGCCATATGGTGATCCATTTATACTAACTAACTATGGCAAGATGATTTTCAACTGCAATTATCTGCCTAAAACAAAAGATTATTCCGAAGCATTTTATAGAAGATTTATTATTATACCATTTGATGTTACAATACCAAAAGAGGAGCAGGACAAACAACTTGCAAACAAGATAATCAAAAACGAACTGCCAGGGGTTTTCAGTTGGGTTCTTGAAGGATTTAAAAGACTGGTGACACAAAAAGAGTTTACAGAAAGCTGGAAGACTGATGCAATTACAAATGAATATATGAAGGAGGTTGATTCTGTCACGTTATTCCTTAGAGAATCCGGCTTTACTGAATCTACTGTAGATTTTATTACTATCAGTGAACTTTATGAGCATTATCATATATTTTGTGTAACGAATAAACTATATATATTGACAAAACGAATGTTTACTTCCAATTTAAGAAAATCAGGAATTAAGATAGTCCGTAAGAGTCATGCATTGGTAGCATATTTAGAATGA
- the wecB gene encoding non-hydrolyzing UDP-N-acetylglucosamine 2-epimerase gives MEQKKRVMLVFGTRPEAIKVAPLVKAFQKHTDRFETVVCVTGQHREMLDQVLHLFDIKPDYDLNIMKQGQDLYDVTARVLTGLRDVLKEAKPDVVFVHGDTSTSMSAALAAFYQQIPVAHIEAGLRTHNIYSPWPEEMNRQITSRISVYNLAPTALSKENLLKEGIDEYTITVTGNTVIDALYMVLDKIKSDKSLQSEIKDTLLESGLPGEMVEDFMSPLPNKRKLVLITGHRRENFGDGFINMCNAIKTLTEKYPDVDFVYPMHLNPNVRKPIKEIFGEAAVSKNIEEKSSDSNIHFIEPLEYLPFVYLMNQSTLVLTDSGGIQEEAPGLGKPVLVMRDTTERPEAVDAGTVKLVGTNYDLIVSETSRLLDDQEYYNSMSQANNPYGDGQACERIIEFLHLGFN, from the coding sequence ATGGAACAAAAAAAACGAGTGATGCTGGTTTTCGGTACACGCCCTGAAGCTATTAAAGTGGCTCCATTGGTGAAGGCGTTTCAGAAGCATACCGATAGGTTTGAAACGGTTGTGTGTGTAACGGGTCAGCACCGCGAGATGCTAGATCAGGTGTTGCATCTTTTTGATATAAAGCCTGATTATGATTTAAATATTATGAAGCAGGGGCAGGACTTGTATGATGTAACTGCTCGTGTGCTTACTGGTTTAAGGGATGTTTTGAAGGAGGCTAAGCCTGATGTTGTGTTTGTGCATGGTGATACTTCTACATCTATGTCTGCAGCGCTTGCTGCATTTTATCAGCAGATACCAGTTGCTCATATTGAAGCGGGGTTACGCACTCACAACATATACAGTCCGTGGCCTGAAGAGATGAACAGGCAGATTACAAGTAGAATTTCGGTATATAATCTGGCTCCCACTGCTCTTAGTAAAGAGAATTTGTTGAAGGAGGGAATTGATGAATATACTATTACCGTTACTGGAAATACTGTTATTGATGCTTTATACATGGTATTAGATAAGATTAAAAGCGATAAGAGCTTGCAATCGGAAATAAAAGATACTCTACTAGAGAGTGGTTTACCGGGTGAGATGGTAGAGGACTTTATGTCGCCACTGCCTAACAAACGTAAATTGGTACTTATCACTGGTCACAGAAGAGAGAACTTTGGTGATGGTTTCATTAATATGTGCAATGCCATTAAGACCCTCACAGAGAAGTATCCTGATGTGGATTTTGTTTATCCCATGCACTTGAACCCAAACGTGCGCAAGCCCATAAAAGAGATATTTGGTGAAGCTGCAGTTTCTAAGAATATAGAAGAGAAATCTTCTGATTCTAACATACATTTTATTGAACCATTAGAGTACCTTCCTTTTGTGTATTTGATGAATCAAAGCACATTGGTGCTGACCGACAGCGGTGGTATTCAAGAGGAAGCCCCCGGCTTAGGCAAACCCGTTTTAGTTATGCGCGATACAACAGAACGCCCCGAAGCAGTAGATGCCGGCACAGTTAAACTTGTTGGCACAAACTACGACCTGATTGTTTCTGAAACATCACGCTTGTTAGACGACCAGGAGTATTATAATTCTATGTCGCAAGCAAACAACCCTTACGGCGATGGACAGGCTTGTGAGAGGATAATTGAGTTTTTACATTTGGGTTTTAATTAG
- the wecC gene encoding UDP-N-acetyl-D-mannosamine dehydrogenase, giving the protein MKACFIGLGYIGLPTAIVAADNGVEVVGVDVNPHVVETINQGKIHIVEPGLADLAAKVVKNGWLRAQTQPEKSDVFLIVVPTPFTGDHEPDISYVEAATRNVLPFLKEGDLFVIESTSPVGTTEQMAELIFSERPELKDKIYIAYCPERVLPGNIIYELVNNDRVIGGINPESTDKAIEFYRRFVKGVSHKTNARTAEMCKLTENSSRDVQIAFANELSIICDKAGINVWELIELANKHPRVNILQPGSGVGGHCIAVDPYFITSAFPMESQIIGKARELNNYKAFWCAEKTQVTMKQFELENGREPVVALMGLAFKPNIDDLRESPAKYIATKVMQGHNNADFLIVEPNIEDHKVFKLTDYKEAYEKADIVVMLVAHNQFKELSWNDDKVILDFAGVFRK; this is encoded by the coding sequence ATGAAAGCATGTTTCATAGGACTGGGGTATATTGGTCTCCCCACAGCAATTGTTGCTGCAGATAATGGTGTTGAGGTAGTGGGGGTGGATGTAAACCCACACGTGGTTGAGACTATCAACCAAGGTAAGATACATATTGTGGAGCCGGGGTTAGCTGATCTTGCTGCTAAGGTGGTGAAGAATGGTTGGTTGAGGGCGCAAACGCAACCGGAAAAGAGTGATGTGTTCCTTATCGTGGTGCCTACTCCTTTTACGGGTGATCATGAGCCTGATATTTCGTATGTGGAAGCGGCGACTCGTAATGTTTTGCCTTTCCTGAAGGAGGGTGATCTGTTTGTTATTGAGTCTACCTCGCCTGTGGGTACAACGGAACAGATGGCGGAGCTTATTTTTAGTGAGCGTCCTGAACTGAAGGATAAGATTTATATTGCTTATTGCCCTGAGAGGGTTCTCCCGGGTAATATTATTTATGAGTTGGTGAATAACGATAGGGTGATTGGTGGTATTAATCCGGAGTCGACTGATAAGGCTATTGAGTTTTATCGTAGGTTTGTGAAGGGTGTTTCGCACAAGACAAATGCTCGCACGGCAGAGATGTGTAAGCTTACTGAGAATTCATCACGCGATGTGCAGATTGCTTTTGCTAATGAGTTGTCGATAATTTGTGATAAGGCAGGTATAAATGTTTGGGAGTTGATTGAGTTGGCTAACAAGCATCCGAGGGTAAATATTCTTCAACCTGGTAGTGGTGTGGGTGGCCATTGTATTGCGGTGGACCCGTACTTTATAACTTCGGCTTTCCCGATGGAGAGTCAGATTATTGGTAAGGCTCGTGAACTTAATAACTACAAGGCTTTTTGGTGTGCAGAGAAGACTCAGGTGACTATGAAGCAGTTTGAGTTGGAGAATGGCAGGGAGCCGGTGGTTGCGCTTATGGGACTTGCTTTTAAGCCTAATATCGACGATTTGCGTGAGTCGCCCGCTAAGTATATTGCTACGAAGGTGATGCAGGGTCATAATAATGCCGATTTTCTTATAGTTGAACCTAATATTGAGGATCATAAGGTGTTTAAGCTTACCGACTATAAGGAGGCTTACGAGAAGGCTGATATTGTTGTGATGCTTGTTGCGCATAATCAGTTTAAGGAGTTGTCATGGAATGATGATAAGGTGATTCTTGATTTTGCTGGTGTTTTTAGAAAATAA
- a CDS encoding glycoside hydrolase family 19 protein, producing the protein MKRTNNQIFFNEIAKTLFNRQLTSSQKAGIRQKLKVFDKYDITDNRWRAYMLATSYHETGRTMQPVEEIGKGAGKPYGKKIKYDGTRYSTPDRIYYGRGDVQLTWYENYEMMGRLLNMPLLNQPELALKPEISARIMIEGMTRGISNRGDFTGVSLENFFNNRRDDPYNARKIINGLDQANIIAGYYFKFLEAIEIAELN; encoded by the coding sequence ATGAAACGAACAAACAATCAAATATTCTTCAACGAAATTGCAAAAACACTATTCAACAGACAACTTACGAGCAGCCAAAAAGCAGGAATCCGGCAAAAACTCAAAGTATTCGACAAATATGATATTACAGATAATCGATGGCGAGCTTATATGCTTGCCACTTCCTACCATGAGACAGGAAGAACAATGCAGCCGGTTGAAGAGATTGGAAAAGGTGCCGGCAAGCCTTATGGAAAGAAAATTAAGTATGATGGCACAAGATACAGTACGCCGGACAGGATTTATTATGGTCGTGGTGATGTACAACTCACTTGGTACGAAAACTATGAAATGATGGGCAGACTGTTGAACATGCCGCTTTTAAATCAACCTGAATTAGCATTGAAGCCAGAGATAAGTGCAAGGATTATGATTGAGGGAATGACAAGAGGGATTTCCAATCGTGGTGACTTTACAGGTGTTTCGCTGGAGAATTTCTTCAACAACCGCAGAGATGATCCATATAACGCAAGAAAAATCATAAACGGTCTTGATCAGGCTAATATTATTGCAGGTTATTATTTTAAGTTTCTTGAAGCTATTGAAATAGCTGAATTAAATTGA
- a CDS encoding nucleotide sugar dehydrogenase produces the protein MEEQTSYYNPRICVIGLGYVGLPLARLFSTKYRTVGFDLNQARVDELMSGTDSTLEVADDLLQSAINMGKEHTDKGLVCTTNIDDIRNCNFYVVAVPTPVDENRNPVLRPLIGASETVGKVISKGDIVVYESTVYPGVTEDECIPVVEKFSGLEYNKDFFAGYSPERINPGDKEHTVEKILKVTSGSTPEIGKIVDEVYASVITAGTHLAPSIRVAEAAKVIENSQRDINIAFVNELAKIFNRMNIDTQDVLEAAGTKWNFLPFKPGLVGGHCIGVDPYYLAQAAQRTGYNPEIILAGRRVNDGMGEYVADQVVKLMLRKGIQVLGAKVLILGFTFKENCPDVRNTKVIDIVHTLEEYKANVVVHDPWADPAIAQHEYGIELHSNIPEGKYDAIILAVAHDKFKNLDITKITNGNRVVYDVKGVLREEVIDGKL, from the coding sequence ATGGAAGAACAAACGTCATATTATAACCCACGCATTTGCGTAATAGGCCTGGGATATGTGGGCCTGCCGCTTGCAAGACTCTTCAGCACTAAGTACCGCACTGTAGGGTTCGACCTGAATCAAGCTCGTGTAGATGAGCTTATGAGCGGAACAGACAGTACCCTTGAAGTGGCTGATGATCTGCTTCAAAGTGCAATCAATATGGGAAAAGAGCATACCGACAAAGGTTTGGTTTGCACTACTAACATTGATGATATCCGAAACTGTAACTTCTACGTTGTTGCTGTACCAACCCCTGTGGATGAGAATCGCAATCCGGTACTTCGCCCATTAATTGGCGCAAGTGAAACAGTGGGCAAGGTAATCTCCAAAGGTGATATCGTTGTATATGAATCAACAGTATATCCTGGAGTAACAGAAGATGAGTGTATTCCGGTTGTTGAGAAATTTAGTGGACTGGAATATAATAAAGACTTCTTCGCCGGATATAGTCCTGAACGTATTAACCCGGGTGACAAAGAACATACCGTTGAAAAGATATTGAAAGTAACTTCAGGAAGTACACCTGAGATTGGTAAGATTGTAGATGAAGTTTATGCATCTGTTATCACTGCAGGAACTCACCTCGCACCAAGTATCAGGGTTGCGGAAGCAGCTAAGGTAATAGAGAACTCTCAACGAGATATCAACATTGCATTTGTGAATGAGCTTGCAAAGATATTCAACAGGATGAATATAGATACACAAGATGTTCTTGAAGCAGCCGGCACTAAATGGAACTTCTTGCCATTTAAACCCGGACTGGTTGGCGGCCACTGTATTGGTGTGGATCCATACTACCTTGCACAGGCAGCACAACGCACAGGATATAATCCTGAAATAATACTTGCCGGAAGAAGAGTAAATGATGGCATGGGTGAATATGTTGCCGACCAGGTTGTAAAGTTGATGCTCAGAAAAGGAATACAGGTATTAGGTGCAAAAGTACTAATCTTAGGCTTCACATTCAAAGAAAACTGTCCAGACGTGCGTAACACCAAAGTTATCGATATTGTACACACATTAGAGGAATACAAAGCTAATGTAGTTGTTCACGACCCATGGGCTGATCCTGCAATTGCACAACATGAATATGGAATTGAACTTCACAGTAATATTCCTGAAGGCAAATATGATGCAATTATACTTGCTGTAGCACACGACAAGTTCAAAAACCTTGATATAACCAAGATTACAAATGGTAACAGGGTTGTGTATGATGTGAAGGGTGTTCTGAGAGAAGAGGTGATTGATGGGAAGTTGTAG
- a CDS encoding DUF6266 family protein: MGRIKKGILGGFSGKVGSVVGASWKSIDYIRSLPASVRNPRTPAQVNQRSKFATVIKFLTKFTPILNIGFRNFANNQTAINAAMSYHIHNAVIGQDGEYEIDYEKVMISRGPLYKPLLCEAMIDNGEIAIGWDPKPLANGSSDDYAIVLLYNKTKDEVIVDVNGETRSRGYTGVDFHDHWLGDELEVYIGFVSDDGKLISDSMYMGCFKLPDA; encoded by the coding sequence ATGGGTAGAATTAAAAAAGGTATTCTCGGAGGATTCTCCGGAAAAGTGGGCTCCGTAGTTGGAGCAAGCTGGAAGAGTATCGACTATATCAGAAGTCTTCCGGCAAGCGTTAGAAATCCAAGGACACCGGCTCAGGTGAACCAGAGGAGTAAGTTTGCAACAGTTATTAAATTCCTTACCAAGTTCACACCAATCTTAAATATTGGTTTCAGGAACTTTGCAAATAATCAGACCGCAATCAATGCTGCGATGTCATATCATATTCATAATGCAGTTATCGGCCAGGATGGAGAATATGAGATAGATTATGAAAAGGTGATGATCTCAAGAGGTCCTCTTTACAAACCACTATTGTGTGAGGCGATGATTGATAATGGCGAGATTGCAATTGGCTGGGATCCGAAGCCTCTGGCCAACGGTTCTTCAGATGACTACGCAATAGTACTGCTTTACAACAAAACCAAAGATGAAGTAATTGTGGATGTTAATGGGGAAACCAGATCAAGAGGTTATACCGGAGTTGATTTCCATGATCACTGGCTGGGCGATGAGCTTGAAGTCTATATTGGCTTCGTTTCAGATGATGGCAAGCTGATATCTGACAGCATGTATATGGGTTGCTTTAAGTTACCTGATGCATAA
- a CDS encoding DUF6371 domain-containing protein: MKISNLPYLEPYTTRDSRHRCPRCNHARTFTFYIDPETGKPIHRTVGRCDREIKCGYHYTPREYYRDNLPLCGDLFDGNQSKGNGEQISGNGKQISRNGKFSDKTVVTGDLFGVNSNQSGMNNNQSETIDYIKILDEKIDCISHRYVICSKSSDSNFVSFLYDHFPGERIEEAIDRYALGATRNRRVIFWQIDNDDNVRTGKIMQYNPLTGKRVRNERGGINWVHNILKKRSYVFQNYNLCQCYFGEHLLKLYPNKPVAIVEAEKTAVIGSIHTPDFIWLAAGNLNGLNVPKSRVLRDRNVMLFPDAGCYEKWAEKIKRISREVNCTMEVSDVVEKHATEEQLINGYDLPIML, translated from the coding sequence ATGAAAATATCTAATTTACCATATTTGGAACCATATACAACCAGAGATAGCAGACACCGTTGTCCACGCTGCAACCATGCAAGAACTTTCACTTTTTATATTGATCCTGAAACGGGGAAGCCGATTCACAGGACAGTGGGCCGATGCGATCGTGAAATCAAGTGTGGATATCACTACACTCCCAGGGAGTATTACAGGGATAATCTTCCTCTATGTGGAGATCTGTTTGATGGTAACCAGTCAAAGGGAAACGGAGAACAAATCAGTGGAAATGGAAAACAAATCAGTAGAAATGGGAAGTTTAGTGATAAAACTGTTGTGACCGGAGACCTGTTTGGAGTGAACAGTAATCAATCAGGGATGAACAACAATCAATCAGAAACAATCGATTATATAAAAATTCTTGATGAAAAGATCGACTGTATCTCACACAGATACGTGATATGCTCAAAATCGAGCGACTCAAACTTTGTATCTTTTCTTTATGATCACTTCCCCGGCGAAAGGATTGAAGAGGCGATCGACAGATATGCCCTGGGGGCAACCCGAAACAGAAGGGTGATATTCTGGCAGATTGATAATGATGACAATGTTCGTACCGGCAAGATTATGCAGTACAACCCACTGACCGGCAAGCGTGTCAGAAATGAAAGAGGCGGTATAAACTGGGTGCATAATATCTTGAAAAAGAGGAGCTATGTGTTTCAGAATTACAATCTTTGCCAGTGCTATTTTGGAGAGCATCTGCTGAAGCTTTATCCCAACAAGCCTGTAGCAATCGTTGAAGCAGAGAAAACAGCTGTAATAGGCAGTATTCACACGCCCGACTTCATCTGGCTTGCTGCAGGAAACCTGAATGGTCTTAATGTACCTAAATCAAGAGTTTTAAGGGACAGAAACGTAATGCTCTTCCCCGATGCCGGATGCTATGAAAAATGGGCAGAAAAGATTAAAAGAATCAGTCGCGAAGTCAACTGCACAATGGAAGTCTCCGATGTTGTGGAAAAACATGCAACAGAAGAGCAACTGATTAACGGTTACGATTTGCCGATTATGTTATAG
- a CDS encoding SDR family oxidoreductase, with protein sequence MSNILITGGAGFIGSNLAEELLGRGHVVRILDNFATGKIENLLPLLEKYPEALTLQVGDIRNLDDCKKATEGIDYVFHEAALGSVPRSIKDPITSNDVNVTGFLNMLVASRDAAVKRFIYAASSSTYGDSKSLPKVEDVIGKPLSPYAITKYVNELYADVFSKTYGIETIGLRYFNVFGRRQDPNGAYAAVIPLFVKKLMAHESPVINGDGEYSRDFTYIDNVIQMNLLAMETTNPEAVNTVYNTAYGERTTLNQLVQYLKEYLSEYDSAIADVEVKHGPNRAGDIPHSLANIDKARELLKYDPKFSMKQGLKEAVKWYWENL encoded by the coding sequence ATGAGTAATATATTAATTACCGGGGGGGCAGGTTTTATTGGTTCTAACCTCGCGGAAGAATTATTGGGGAGAGGACATGTTGTAAGAATACTAGACAATTTTGCAACAGGTAAGATTGAGAATTTACTGCCTCTATTGGAAAAATATCCGGAAGCATTGACTCTTCAGGTGGGTGATATTCGTAATCTGGATGATTGTAAAAAAGCAACTGAAGGTATCGACTATGTTTTTCATGAGGCAGCTTTAGGTTCTGTTCCTCGTTCAATTAAAGATCCTATTACATCAAACGATGTGAATGTAACTGGGTTTCTTAATATGCTTGTGGCAAGCAGGGATGCAGCTGTTAAGCGTTTTATTTATGCTGCGAGCTCTTCAACCTATGGTGACAGCAAATCGCTTCCTAAGGTGGAGGATGTTATTGGAAAGCCTTTATCTCCATACGCTATTACAAAATATGTGAATGAACTGTATGCTGATGTATTCTCTAAAACATATGGAATTGAGACTATAGGTTTGAGATATTTCAATGTTTTTGGAAGAAGACAGGATCCAAACGGGGCTTATGCTGCAGTGATCCCTCTGTTTGTGAAGAAACTTATGGCTCACGAATCGCCGGTTATAAATGGTGATGGTGAGTATAGTCGCGACTTCACCTATATTGACAATGTTATTCAGATGAATCTGCTTGCAATGGAGACAACAAATCCTGAAGCAGTAAATACTGTTTACAATACCGCTTACGGTGAAAGAACCACACTTAATCAGCTTGTTCAATACTTGAAGGAGTATCTCTCTGAGTATGATTCTGCAATTGCAGATGTAGAGGTTAAGCATGGTCCTAATCGTGCAGGCGATATCCCCCACTCTCTTGCTAATATCGACAAGGCTCGCGAGCTGCTGAAATATGATCCGAAGTTTTCTATGAAGCAGGGTCTTAAAGAGGCAGTGAAGTGGTACTGGGAAAATTTATAG